One Glycine max cultivar Williams 82 chromosome 3, Glycine_max_v4.0, whole genome shotgun sequence DNA window includes the following coding sequences:
- the LOC100779170 gene encoding PHD finger protein ALFIN-LIKE 1-like, whose product MEMASTPRTVEEIFKDYTARRTAIVRALSQDVDEFYGLCDPDKENLCLYGHPNETWEVTLPAEEVPPELPEPALGINFARDGMNRRDWLSLVAVHSDSWLLSVAFYLGARLNRNERKRLFSLINDLPTVFEVVTERKPVKDKPTADSGSKSRGSTKRSSDGQVKSNPKFADDGYEDEDDEHSETLCGSCGGNYNADEFWIGCDICERWFHGKCVKITPAKAESIKQYKCPSCSLRRGRP is encoded by the exons ATGGAAATGGCTTCCACTCCCCGCACCGTCGAAGAGATCTTCAAGGACTACACCGCCCGCAGAACCGCCATCGTTCGCGCTCTCTCTCAAG ATGTGGATGAATTCTACGGACTCTGCGATCCAG ATAAGGAGAACTTGTGCCTCTATGGACATCCGAATGAAACATGGGAGGTGACTTTGCCGGCAGAGGAAGTTCCTCCGGAGCTTCCGGAGCCTGCACTCGGAATCAATTTTGCTAGGGATGGCATGAACCGCAGGGACTGGCTTTCTCTGGTTGCTGTGCACAGTGATTCGTGGTTGCTCTCTGTGGCCTTCTATCTTGGAGCTCGTCTTAACCGCAACGAAAG GAAACGTTTATTTAGCTTGATCAATGATCTTCCTACTGTTTTTGAAGTTGTGACTGAGAGGAAGCCAGTAAAGGACAAGCCCACTGCAGACAGTGGAAGCAAGTCTAGAGGCAGCACCAAG AGATCAAGTGATGGGCAAGTTAAGAGCAACCCAAAGTTTGCAGATGATGGTTATGAAGACGAGGATGATGAGCACAGTGAAACCCTTTGTGGGAGCTGTGGCGGAAATTACAATGCAGATGAATTTTGGATTGGCTGCGATATATGTGAGAGGTGGTTCCATGGGAAATGTGTGAAGATCACTCCTGCAAAAGCTGAGAGCATAAAGCAATACAAATGTCCATCATGCAGCTTGAGGCGAGGCAGGCCCTAA